In the genome of Onychostoma macrolepis isolate SWU-2019 chromosome 10, ASM1243209v1, whole genome shotgun sequence, the window tccaaattcattctgctactgtcatcatacattaagtcatcagtaaagttgagagcgcctgttccagaggcagccatgcatgcccatgccatgacaccacctccaccatggtttacagatgaggctgtatgcttgggatcattgcagttccctttttttctctttagacttttttacagtctatgatgAAAACCGACGCACAGTTTACGGTGTAGAGGCTACGGCGTAGgtccgacgcagaagtataaattgggcttaagtctctgtatgtggggtctgacgtcacagaaaattcccatgatgcaaagggtattacagttatttactgtaaagggaatttgcagtattatactgggtgataaacagtaaataactgcagaaattacagaaatgtctaacagtgtggtttgtgtgtgtcatcatcgaatgcaagattcagaatgcagaagtaatggatatagcTGATACAACaaattccctgcttttaatatctgaagaattaatgcagcAGGACACAGCTGaccacttagaaagacctgtgaggcaactgttccaatacttacgctcacatcagatagagggatgaaactctaaaagtgctgatcttctgagctggtaaaacatctatgtgttgaatcacccaataataaaatgtgacattctgtagttttgtctcatattcatcttttaatcatatttgtaaatgtcttgactccacagccaacagaacaatttctgtcttttttgtgttataaaatagaaatttaatttcaatttctctgtttatgtatttttgaacaatttaacgGAATAAGCGTCGAATAATTGTACTATATTCTAATATATAAAAGATTATAAGTGTTACTTTACTTTCATGTTTACAAAGCGGTAGGGCACGTGATTTGTCCGCTGCGTTGTCAGCATGTCACGTGATCAGTCAGGTGACGCAATATAACCCGGTCAGGTCGCCCGGGACGCGGTACAATGTTACTGTCAGAGCAGACGAACAACCGACGGACTCTTCAAAACACAATTCAGTAACCGCCTAAAGAGACGCGGAATCGCGTTTTTCTGATTCTTGTTTTATTCATGCATACAGCCCAAGCGTAACACTACTTATATTCAAGGATAACACGGTTTCCTGAGCCGTCGGCACGAGACTTTGTTATGACAAGGGACTGAGTGAGTTTACCGCAGTGTAGCTCGCCGCGCGTCCAGCATGAAGCGTCCAGTGTTGTGCTTATCCACCGTCTGCGCTGTTTTCATTGTCTGGACAATGTTTTCGGTGCCGTGGTGTTCCTCACACCCTCTCGAGGGAGGAACAGATTCGCCCCAGCTGAGGTTGGTGGAGGAGTTTGATCGGTTTAAGCTCGGGTTCAGCTGGCACAACATGTCTTGCGCGGTGTGCAAAGCGATCTTCGCCACGCTTGACATCGCGCTGCTGGTGAGACAATTGTCTATTTTAGACTCCCCTGGCTTTCCTGTTGATATAACTGTTCGCCTTATTTAGTAGAGTTAAAAGTAAACTTGATTCAGTCTCTTTTGCTCAGCACGATGGAGCCTGTGACTAAACTTGTTGAGCAGCCTAACTATTCAGCATTTTTTGGCATCATATGCGCGTGCGAGCTGACAGTGGCCAAAAATGCTGTCGTAGTAGACTGagacatataaatatacatttagcATTTACACAaactatcattttaaaatatccatGTTTAAGTGTGTATAACAtgaaaattatgctttttattcatgtgttttattgcagtatatataaattattagtagtactattcattttattaattttttagaCATGcgaactgttattttaaataaacacattcatGAATATAATCTAAGTAACTAtgcttttaatttaatgtattttatttaaatattataatgtatttgttattgtATACCTTTTGTCAATATACTAGTTTTCTAGATATACaaattattgaatatattacattttttatataatatctgaatttatattatataattttatatgtatgtattctatcatttagatttttttatttatttgttatttttttatgcttaAACCTAAATCTTTGTTAACAGAGTGACTCAAACATGGAGCGTGTGGCGCGTGCTTTAGGAGAAGCCTGTGTTCGACTGCATCTGGCCGAGGCGCAAGTATGCCGAGAAATCACTGAGCTCTTCCGAGATGATGTCATCCGTGCGCTCCAGGAGTCCTTCCTCTGGCCCTCGGAGGCTTGCGCTGTACTGGTTGGACCTACGTGTGGCCATTTTGATATTTATGCCCCCTGGAATGTGTCGCTGCCGCGGGTCCCCAAGCCCCCAGTTAAACCGCCCACCCCTCCCAAACCGGGCTCTCCACAGAGCCGAATCCTCTTCCTCACGGATATCCACTGGGATGCGGAGTACGCCGAAGGCAGTCTTGTGGACTGTAAGATGCCACTGTGCTGTCGAAATGACTCTGGAAGGGCCAGTTGGAAGCACACTGGAGCCGGATACTGGGGCACGTATGGCGATTGTGACCTGCCTTTGCGCACAGTGGAGAACCTTCTCCAAAACGTAGCCAAATCTGGCCCATGGGATTGGGTTTACTGGACAGGAGACATTCCAGCACACAACATCTGGTCTCAGACCCGGGCACAACAGCTGAACGAGCTCGTCACCATCACTAGACTCATACACAAACACCTGGGGCCTAATGTAACCGTTTACCCAGCGGTTGGGAATCACGAGAGCACTCCGGTGAATAGTTTCCCTCCTCCGTTTATACATGGGAATCGGTCGTCCCGCTGGCTTTATGACACCATGGCTGAGGAGTGGGCACCCTGGCTGCCAAAGGAAGCCCTCGAGACGATACGGTAAAGTACTGATGAAAAAGACTTTCCAAGTTATTTTGGCTAAATCTGTCACATTAATTAACATCACATTTTGGAGTATTGTCACTgataaatacacaaattattcttcttattcttcttgttgttgttagttacattttattatttttatttgtaatataatatcatgatattattgttattgcaagttatttttatctaattgaattatttttatgaattttatttattatatatttgatatGTATCTTAtttgttgatgatgatgatgataataataataataataataataataatcataatttatttatttacttatttacttaacACACGTGgcaattttgatatttttgcctCCTGGAATGCATCTAAttttaaagttgttgtttttgatgtaaccatttatttatttatgtttgtttatattgttttttgtaatataatataatgtggcTATTTAGACATCTATGTCCTCTTTaacatgttgttgttgtggtgGTTTTGCtactatataatttatttattattttattattcctatcattattattattattattattattattattattattattatcgtcaacatgcactttatttatatataaagtgtTTTGTCTTCTCTAGGCGTGGAGGGTTTTACACTGTTGAAGTTGAGCGTGGTTTAAGGGTGGTGTCCTTGAACATGAACTTCTGTGCACGAGAGAACTACTGGCTGATGGTGAACTCCACAGACCCGGCGGGTCAGCTCCAGTGGCTCATTAATATACTACAAGAGTCAGAGAACAAGGGAGAGAAGGTACTAGTTTACAAACATCAGAGAAAACTGAAAACCTCTTATTTTGTATTAAGaacataagaaaacaaacaacgATGTTGAAGCCTTTTGCTCGCTGCAGCAGTTTAACAAGTAGCAATGTTAGTGTTTGTGGGTTAGAGGTGTTTAAACATCCAGGCAACTGATCACGAGTCAGACCAGCTAGAAGCGGATGTGTGACCATTTCAGTTTTTGACTTGCAATTTTGCTGTTGCACGTTTGTTTGTATTTGGACATTATATATTAGATACCAATGATCCTTCTACTACTAAATGTTactcaaattattttataagaGGGTCCACAATTCTTTGATTTTTCTCAAAGCAAAACCAAAAATTTTTTTATCTTGAATTTTTGTTGTTTGgggttttggtgtttttttgttttgttttgttttttagttccGTTTAGTTTTTAATAACCAGATCTAACCAAAGGTCTGTTTCTGCTGATCTCTCTCAGGTCCACATCATCGGTCACATCCCCCCGGGACTCTGCTTGAAGAGTTGGAGTTGGAATTACTATCATATAGTGAACAGGTCAGTCACTTTTCTGTGAACACACAGTATGGGCCGTCCTGCCGTACACAAGAGTTCACTTTCATCTGTTGTAACCCGTGGCTGAATCAACACAACTGCGTGACTGCACTAAAGGTTTATGACCGCTCCACAGTGTCTTTTATGAT includes:
- the smpd1 gene encoding sphingomyelin phosphodiesterase — encoded protein: MKRPVLCLSTVCAVFIVWTMFSVPWCSSHPLEGGTDSPQLRLVEEFDRFKLGFSWHNMSCAVCKAIFATLDIALLSDSNMERVARALGEACVRLHLAEAQVCREITELFRDDVIRALQESFLWPSEACAVLVGPTCGHFDIYAPWNVSLPRVPKPPVKPPTPPKPGSPQSRILFLTDIHWDAEYAEGSLVDCKMPLCCRNDSGRASWKHTGAGYWGTYGDCDLPLRTVENLLQNVAKSGPWDWVYWTGDIPAHNIWSQTRAQQLNELVTITRLIHKHLGPNVTVYPAVGNHESTPVNSFPPPFIHGNRSSRWLYDTMAEEWAPWLPKEALETIRRGGFYTVEVERGLRVVSLNMNFCARENYWLMVNSTDPAGQLQWLINILQESENKGEKVHIIGHIPPGLCLKSWSWNYYHIVNRYESTITGQFFGHTHVDEFQMFYDEDTLTRPLSVAFIAPSVTTYVNLNPGYRVYYMDGNYPGSSRMVLDHETFILNLTLANNQPSKPDPNPSWTLLYRASEAYGLSTLFPSDMDALIKVMKNDDHVFQRFWYLFHKGHVSKPCTDTCKTSLICLLHSGRYDLLTQCDVLHGDKHSVKKTMC